Below is a genomic region from Fusarium oxysporum Fo47 chromosome VIII, complete sequence.
TATTTGCCGTCTTTCAGCACACAGATGTACCTGAGTCCGAGCTTCGCGAAAAGCTCATAAACCAAGTCCATTGGTGATCTGATATCCAGCGCCACGGGTGCCTATTACTCGTCAGTGGTGTGCGAGGTAGCACATATCGCGGAATGCTCACAGGATCTATGTAAGGTGTAAAGTCTGTGGGGTCATGTTCtccctcatcttcgtcaatGCTAGGAACGTGATCCATGAGGCAAAGATTCGTTGCTTCGTCTTCTAACTGATCAAGAGCATATCCAAGATCAGGTGCAGGAATCAGCCCAACCAAAATACCATGTCGCACAATTGGCAGTCCTCCATCGAGTTCGCCAGCCCTGTGTAGAAGCTCGAGTTTGATTCTCAAGCTGGTAGCAGGTACAACCGGTGAGTTCGTAATGTCAATAATTCGTTCTTTGCGAATCCGTGGCACAATGTCAGCTAGGTCTTCCGTAAAGATCGGCTTATGCTTATTGTCCAAGAATGGATATGAATTCATGCTGGTGAGAAGATCCTGTACAAGTCAGTCGCTGCTCGGTACGTTacccaaaaaaaaaaaaaaaaaaaagacttaCATAGATGCTGTTGGGCTCGATAGCATCAGCTGTCCATTTAGACACGAGGATCGCGAGAGAGAAGGGCAAGACATAATCAAGGCTACCCGTGAGCTCGAATAAGATAACTGCGAGTGTGACAGACAATCTTGTCACACCACACATGGTGGCACCGGCTGCGATGAGACCATACACACCAGGTTGGATGCACGAACCGTCTCTGCTGAATGCACAGTCTCCCCAGATAGCCCAATCCGGAACACGTAGCACGGCCCACTGCACCATATGGCCGACTATCCGGCCCATCAAACCTCCGACAACCATAGATGGTACATAAATTCCAGCAGGAACTTTCTGTTGGGTGTGTTAGTTTATGCCACAGCTCGTTCCGAATCAAACTTACAATGCCGAAAGTGATAACGGTGAGGAAGCCCTTGATCAAGAGAGCAACAAACAGTTCAAACAGAATAGGGGGAATCTCATCAATAGCCCCAGGGCACAATGCTCGTTCTTCCCAGTCAGTACTGGAACCCTCGCACGGCGATGCGACATTCAGAAGCAGCTCAGCAACGGGAAGCTTTGTCAGAGCATTCCAATAGCTCATCAATCCCGTTACCAGTGCTACAAGGAATACCTCCAGCAGAGGGTGCTTTTTGATCAGCTGGATCCTTCTGAAGGATTGAGCCCAGTATTTGGAGGCTTTGATAAAGAGCGCTCCCAGTGCACCGCCAATGATACCCACAAATATGAAGCTTCCAAGCTCGAAATACTCCCAGTCGACCAGATATCTCACTTCAAAGAGAACGATCTTGTGTGTACCGTAGGGGTTGAGGAATTTGAGGGACAGCGCGGCGACGATacagcagaagaaggttcGGAACAGCGTTTTCGCAGGGAAGAAGTATGAAACTTCTTCAAGGCCGAACAGTACTCCGCCTAGTGGCGCACCAAATGCAACGGCGACTCctgcggctgcggctgctgaAATAACCTCTCTTCGCTTTCCATCGTTTCGATCGTACTTGGAAAATAATCGACACAAGATATTGCCAACGCAGGCAGCCATGTGAACGTACGGGCCCTCTTTTCCGAGACTCATACCGGATGCGACACTTAGAATCAGTGCTACCATTTTGATAATCAAGGTCCTGGCACCCAGGAAACCGTGCAAAACGAAGCCACTCAGAATAACGCGAACCTCGGCAACTCCACTGCCAGCTGCAGAATAGTAGACCATAGGGGGATTCTCTGGCTTTGGATCGGGTTGCGGTTGAGGTGTCGAAGATTCACTTGGGTTCAAGTCGTCATATGTCTGTGTGGgttcatcaacagccaggTTCTCGTCTAGAGTCGTCAGTTGATACGCAGATGGGACAACTGTTTTTGTCCACAGTGCCATCCAACAGGCAATGAGAGCAAGGGCGAGAACAAAGGCCATGTAAATCGCGAAGCTTCTCCAGATGTCTCCGGAAGGACTGTTCACAACATGTGCCCACCTTACCCAGTCCTCACAGGCTTCCTCGGCGCAGCACCTCTAAGGTCAATATTAGCCTACCTTCGTTCTAAggacaagctgaagaaggtgCGCATCATGAATTACTGACCTTTCTGCTGAGGTACCAAGCTTTGCTGCAGTAGCCTTCCTTGAAATCAAAGACAGTAGATTCGGCAACATCTACTGTGTATGCCATCAATGCAACGAGAAAGCCACAGAGAGCACTCAGAATCCAGCCCTGGGCGCCATCAAAGATGATGCGAACCCTGCCCCAGAAGTCCTTACGACTCCGTAGCTCCTTGACCCTGTAGGAATCGGCGATTGCGTCATGCACCCAGTCGGTACTGGTGAATTGATCGTACCACATGCGTTCATCAGGGAAAATTGTGCCTTTCGATTCGGCCATAGAGGACTCATGGCGGTCGGACAGGGCGTTAACCAGTCTTGAGCTCCACGAGGGATGTCGGCTATGATTTCGAGAGCCATGATAGGCACCTGAGACACAAAACATGATTAGCTAGAGTCAGAATTAATATACTCTTGAAGAGCGCACCTATGTAGCTGTGGTCCCGCGATAAGGATCCTTTTTGCTGACGAGTCGAGCTTTGCTCACTGATACGAATGCGCGACCTTGAAGCTGTGAGCAAGGGGGTTCGCTCGTCCAGTTCTCCTGTTGAAGCATTCCGCTGTAAAGGATTTCGCCTTCGTGTAGTCCGTGGCGAGGGCGGCTCGGAgccttctgcttcttgtccCGCCATGATGGAATGAAACTATGGTGAAaatgaagttgaaggagCAGGGAGTGGAGTGACAGGCAAGCTCCAAGGGCGATACGAGTTTAAAGCAAGGCGCCTGCTCCGGAGATAAAAGGAAGATAAAGATCAGCTGCAAGTGAAACAGAGACTGGGACACAAGGACGATCTGGTCCGAGTACTGTATATCGCGACGCCCGTGCCCGTGCTTCGTCCTAGAACTTTGATGGTTCGTTGGTTGTCACACCGTCACCTTCTCAGGGTCCAGGTGACCCTCGTTGGCGGGAGTGTGGAGGCGCGCCAAGCGTGACTGGACTTTAAATCAAGATGGCGGGGGGTGATCAGGTACAAATAGAGGCCGCctgacgacgacgacacGGAGAATcgagagatggagaagagaaaggaagatTCTCATCGATAACCGGAGCTAGATCAAGGTTTGGAGAGAGCGAGGGGTGGTAACTTAAGGTTGTTTTCTTATTGTTATTGGCCTCTTCAACCATCAACCTGCCACATTCGGTAACAAATGCGCCGAATCgtcgtcaacgtcaacgTTAACGTTGAATCAAACTCACCTACCCGTCCAAGTCAACATTCTATTTACTGTTCTTTCTAGAGtattcttttctctttcttcacaATACAATAAACTCTTCTCTACCGAAAGTTCCCAGGCGAGCGGACTCGAGAGGGACAAGGGACATATTACAGACATGATGAAACGCAATAAAGAATACAGGGGGTCAGCCACCAGAGCACAACATGCATTCTGGAGGTACATGAGCGGTCTACGCGTTATGCCCAGACTCAAAAGTACCTGTCACTACCCGAGGGAAGTCCTTCGGCATTTCGTCATTGTGCTGTAAGGAGTCCCCACCAAAGGATTAGGTAGCTGACTCAAGCTACGTCCACTTTCTGCCGTAGGCGGCTAGCGTTAAGCGCTTGTTGCGCATGGAACGGTTAAATGGAAGATTCATTTGCTTGTGATTCTGATATCGAAGTGCTTCTATGTCATCTACTATAAAATGAAGGGACGATGATACATACATATTGTATACAGACCCGAACTCGGTGTTactcgaagccattgtcgTTGCATGTGCCGTAGCGGAAGTAACGTGCTACGCATTTGACGAAGTGGTTCTGACAAGGGCTTATATCAGGGAGACGATCTTGGAAGTGGGATGCTGAATCCCACGAATCATTCGGGCTTTGGCCGACAATTTACAAGGcatcttggtgatgaagctACACAGCAAAGACAATGCTTGATCAACCCCTCAAACGAGGCATTTGTTTGGATCTGGACTGTCTGAGACTACATACGCGGCCGATGATCATGTGTGTTCTGAATCATGTAAGCTGAGACTGGCCATGTGTTGCAATTGGTTCCCATCATGCCAACTTTATTGTCAGCCAAAGCGCCAGATTGATCTATACAGCCGATCATTTTATTTCCGGATATGGCTGATGGAATTGTGGCGTGGGTGTGGCTGGTGGTGGGCTACTCTTATCTCTTATCGGCTAAAAATTCAGAAAAAGTTGCGACTGCGACGGGCTATTTTCGCAACTTTGGCTACGCAAAACTTTAGAAGTCTCTTCTTTCTACCCATTCGAATTCCCCACAGCCCGCGAAAATGGCtaaaaagagaaaggcatCAGGGCGCAGTAATGCGCTATCAGGCCCCAAAGAACTTGATCCTTCGGAAGCCCGCCTTGGACCTATCACTACCTATGAGGATGTTGCCGACTCAGAAGACGAGTACTTCATGAACCGAGACCAAATACTGCTCGACGAAGCGCCAGATTCGAAACGTCgaaggaaagaagatgacgatatcgagcTGTCCGATGAAGAGGTTCTTGGATACGAGGACTCCCActcagaagaggaggacgaCCGGGATGATCAACCGCGTAAAAACAAGGGCTCAGCATCCAAAGATGCAGTCTCAGATGACGAAGCTGGccaggaagaggaggagggcgaTTCCGGTTGGTGGGGATCCTCAAGAAACGACTACTACAATGCCGACAATATCGAGACCGAGGCCGATGctctcgaagaagaagtggaagcCAAGCGTCttcagcagaagaagctttCCAAGATGGCTGAGGAAGATTTCATTTTTGATGGTGACGAGTGGCTAGCCGAGGGCCAAGAACATGGTGAGGGCGAGGAGACGATCACAGAAGTCCTGAAGGAAGTTGAGATCACCGACGACATGAGCCCCGAAGAGCGATATACAACTCTCAAGAACCGTTATCCCGAATTCGAGCCCCTCGTCAAGGAATTCCAGAACCTGCAACCTACTTTGGTGGATTTGCAAAAGTCAGCCCAGGGTCTCTCGGGCCAATCACTAGAAGCCGTCAAGTACTGGGTGGCCGGCTGTTACGTTGCTGCTCTCGCGAGCTATTTTGCCATCCTGACATCTCCAGCAAGAGATAACGCAAAGGTGCAGAAAACTATTGATCCTACCGAGCTACGGGACCACGAGGTCATGGAGACCTTGATGAATTGTCGAGAGACATGGCAAAAGGTCAAGGATCTTACGTCAACCAAGAGTTTCGATGGCGACGCTATTTCAGATATCGACGATGATGCATTGATGCAGGGTGTTGAGAATCTGGAGGCTGAGGTgaagagaacaaagaagagcaagaagtcgtcgaagcaagaaaaggctgctgctgagaaaCTGGCGCGAAAGCTggagaaggtcaaggctggAGAAGCAGCTGTTGCTGATCTATATGATCTACCTCTTCCCGGCAAGAAATccaagaagtccaagaaaGCTGTTGCTATCGAACAAGACGATGACAATTCCGACTTTGGTGAAGAGGACGTTCTTGATGAGCGAACCGCAGCTGAGAAGGCCGCCCGCAAGAAGAGTCTCAAGTTCTACACATCTCAAATCGTACAGAAGGCGAACAAGCGTGCTGGCGCTGGAAGGGATGCCGGTGGTGATATGGATATTCCTCACCGTGAACGACTTCGAGACCGTGCGGCGCGTCTCAACGCTGAGGCTGAGCGACGTGGACAGAAGAACTCCAAGCTTGGAGCAGACCTTGACGATAAcagtgacgatgaggacACCACAACGGCCAAGACTGTTCGTGACAATGAAGATGAGTACTACGATATGGTGGCACAAAagtcaaagaagaacaaggaggaCAAGGCCGCCCGCTACGCAGCATACGCTGCTGCCAGCAAGGCAGATCGAgttgtcgagaaggaggagcttgGTGAAGATGGCAAGCGTAAGATCACATATGCTatcgagaagaacaagggtcTAGCGCCCAAGCGAAGCAAGGACGTTAGGAACCCCAGAGtcaagaagcgcaagcaGTACGAGGCGAAGCaaaagaagttgaagagcatGAAGCCTGTTTGGCAAGGCGGCGAGCCCAAGGGAGGATACCAAGGAGAGCTGTCAGGTATCAACACAGCTGTTGTCAAGAGCACAAGACTATAGTTTTAAATTCATTAAGGATTTGGTTAATAGCGTCATAAAAGAATTCATCCAATTTTGTGAATATTCATTTACTTGACTGCTGCAATGTACATTTAAGTCCCCTGATTATCACCTATTTTATGGGCGGGTCGACCCTTGTATGGCGGGGCCAACCTCCACGTTGCTTGAACAGCTTCCCTTAAGCAAACCTACAACTTTCCAACGCCTCTCCTCAAATTTCAACGACCGTACGAACCTGGGTGCGACAAAATTTTGAACAGATGCCTATCAATAGGTAACACCAATACTATACGACCTATAGCTCTCGCGCAACAATGGCCGATATCGACACTTCCAAGCTCACCTCATCCGCCCAGATCTTCTCTCCGAATAACACCCTCCCACAGATCCGAACTATTCACAAAAGCCTCCATGTCGCAATCGAAGAAAAGTCTACCCGCCTGCGCACTCAGGTCGGAAGCTCATATCGCGATCTGCTCGGTACAGCGGACACTATTGTGCACATGCGCGATGACAACGATGTCGTTCAGGAGCTTCTAGGCAAGATGGGTGGCCGATGCGGTAGAGCTGTGATCAGCGCCAAGGCTACGGGTCTCGCAAATTTTGTCGCGAAGGAGAACAAATACGCTACCTCTATCGCAGCACGGTTAAGGCTCCTCGACGCCTGTGTCCTAGTTGTTGGGCGAATACTTAAGGGCAGTGGTGGACTGGGCGACAATGTCAAGAAGGGAGATAGATTGGTACTTTCTACAAAGGTCCTGGTTCTGAGTCGACTTTTGATAAAGAGTCTCTCGGACGATGCGACTGACACTAGCAGTCGCCAAGCAATCGAAACCGCGAGAGCATCCGTTAGCAAGCTACGACGAAGGTTGCTCAGGAACGTCGAGAAGGTCTTTGAGAGAGCTGGCGATGAGACAGAGAGGGAAGACGTGCAAAAGGCACTATGTGCATACAGCTTAGCAACAAGCTCTGGAGCAAGAGACGTTCTCCGCCATTTTCTCCATGTGAGAGCAGAGGCTATGGGACTAGCATTTGAGGCGGAAGAGAATAATCGGAAGAGGAGTGCTGATGACGTTGTTCAAAGTTTGAGGCTCTATTCGAGAACTCTTCTTGATGTGCAAGCTTTAGTGCCAGGCAGATTGTCATTGGCGCTCTCGGGTCTTAAGAGCCACCCTCTCCTAGCTGACACCGGCCTCAAGCAGCTTGAAGGGCTAAGATTAGACATCTATGAACGGTGGTGTGACGAAGAAATCCAATACTTCACACCTTTCGTCCGGCATGACGACCTGGATGGAAGCCAGGCTCGTGAGATGCTAGCTGCATGGTCCGAGAAGGGATCGGAGGTTCTCCTCGACGGACTGAAGAAAACGCTGAACACAATGTCCGAATTCAAGTCCATTATGGAGCTTCGAACAAGTGTTTTGGAGCTTTGGATTAGAGACGGTGGGAAGGCTCGAGGTATCGATCCATCAGAAATGCAGGATTCTCTCCGCGAAGCCATCAACTCACGCATGCTCGAAGTCCTCGATACTAAGGTCAGCAAACTCCGCTTAGTTGGGTCAGAGGTCTCTGCATCTCTAGGACGATGGAAAGATGGTATCACCGATGAACATGTGAGCATCTGGAACGAAGAAGGTTACGATGAAGCTCTTGCGGGTGGCGCTGCCCCATTTGTGCAAGAGGTCGTGTCTCGGTTTTATGGACGGAATGATGCTGTTTCCAAAGCGACGCACTCTTACAAATCATGGTATCATGTCATCGATGATGTCAAGGAGGTTGTTGAACAATTGAGACAGCAACGCTGGGATAATGACTACGACGAGatcgaggatgaggagacgATCGAAGCTCGACAGAAACTCCTAAGCAAGGACGATCCTCAGATGCTGCAAGAGAGGCTGGATGCCACGCTTGATAAGTCTTtcaaagagcttgaagatcaaaTCCAAAGTCTTTGGGATGAGCGGGCCGAGTCATCGCGCAATGGTAAAGTAGCCATGTACTTCCTCCGTGTTTTACGAGATATCCGACACCATTTACCAGAGCGGCCTTCCATCAAGAGCTTTGGCCTGAAGGCTGTCCCTTCGATGCATGAGAAGGTGGCTGTGGCAGTTTCACAGCCTACTCTGGAAGAGTTCTCCACGCAAGGACTTTCACAGCGAGTTGTGGTGGGCCGACCACTTTGGGATGGAGAGCCAACGCTACCTAATCAGCCCTCGCCAGAGATTTTCCAGTTCCTACGATCACTATCACTGTCTATGTCGGACGAGGGGGCTGATCTCTGGACCAAGGCGGCTGTAtcggtgttgaagaagcacCTGACTGAGCAACTATGCAAAATGTGGGAGGTAGCAGTGGTGGAGAACTCAGTTGAC
It encodes:
- a CDS encoding chloride channel, producing MAGQEAEGSEPPSPRTTRRRNPLQRNASTGELDERTPLLTASRSRIRISEQSSTRQQKGSLSRDHSYIGAYHGSRNHSRHPSWSSRLVNALSDRHESSMAESKGTIFPDERMWYDQFTSTDWVHDAIADSYRVKELRSRKDFWGRVRIIFDGAQGWILSALCGFLVALMAYTVDVAESTVFDFKEGYCSKAWYLSRKRCCAEEACEDWVRWAHVVNSPSGDIWRSFAIYMAFVLALALIACWMALWTKTVVPSAYQLTTLDENLAVDEPTQTYDDLNPSESSTPQPQPDPKPENPPMVYYSAAGSGVAEVRVILSGFVLHGFLGARTLIIKMVALILSVASGMSLGKEGPYVHMAACVGNILCRLFSKYDRNDGKRREVISAAAAAGVAVAFGAPLGGVLFGLEEVSYFFPAKTLFRTFFCCIVAALSLKFLNPYGTHKIVLFEVRYLVDWEYFELGSFIFVGIIGGALGALFIKASKYWAQSFRRIQLIKKHPLLEVFLVALVTGLMSYWNALTKLPVAELLLNVASPCEGSSTDWEERALCPGAIDEIPPILFELFVALLIKGFLTVITFGIKVPAGIYVPSMVVGGLMGRIVGHMVQWAVLRVPDWAIWGDCAFSRDGSCIQPGVYGLIAAGATMCGVTRLSVTLAVILFELTGSLDYVLPFSLAILVSKWTADAIEPNSIYDLLTSMNSYPFLDNKHKPIFTEDLADIVPRIRKERIIDITNSPVVPATSLRIKLELLHRAGELDGGLPIVRHGILVGLIPAPDLGYALDQLEDEATNLCLMDHVPSIDEDEGEHDPTDFTPYIDPAPVALDIRSPMDLVYELFAKLGLRYICVLKDGKYAGMVSIC
- a CDS encoding rRNA-processing protein SAS10, with amino-acid sequence MAKKRKASGRSNALSGPKELDPSEARLGPITTYEDVADSEDEYFMNRDQILLDEAPDSKRRRKEDDDIELSDEEVLGYEDSHSEEEDDRDDQPRKNKGSASKDAVSDDEAGQEEEEGDSGWWGSSRNDYYNADNIETEADALEEEVEAKRLQQKKLSKMAEEDFIFDGDEWLAEGQEHGEGEETITEVLKEVEITDDMSPEERYTTLKNRYPEFEPLVKEFQNLQPTLVDLQKSAQGLSGQSLEAVKYWVAGCYVAALASYFAILTSPARDNAKVQKTIDPTELRDHEVMETLMNCRETWQKVKDLTSTKSFDGDAISDIDDDALMQGVENLEAEVKRTKKSKKSSKQEKAAAEKLARKLEKVKAGEAAVADLYDLPLPGKKSKKSKKAVAIEQDDDNSDFGEEDVLDERTAAEKAARKKSLKFYTSQIVQKANKRAGAGRDAGGDMDIPHRERLRDRAARLNAEAERRGQKNSKLGADLDDNSDDEDTTTAKTVRDNEDEYYDMVAQKSKKNKEDKAARYAAYAAASKADRVVEKEELGEDGKRKITYAIEKNKGLAPKRSKDVRNPRVKKRKQYEAKQKKLKSMKPVWQGGEPKGGYQGELSGINTAVVKSTRL